Proteins from a single region of Weeksella virosa DSM 16922:
- a CDS encoding pseudouridine synthase, whose translation MIEILYQDSRLVAIHKPPGLLVHRSYYARDVKQFAVQELRNFLGGQHVYPIHRLDRKTAGVLLFALDKEMLSLMNEIFNSRAVTKEYWAIVRGYTEQEGVIDYPLTNDDGQRQDAKTYYQTLQHAEINLPFGKHATSRYSLVKALPETGRMHQLRKHLRHIAHPILGSRPHGCNKQNKLWLENFQLEQMMLLARSLRFTHPESQEEVCIKANPTAEFLRVCEILKINMTKFL comes from the coding sequence ATGATAGAGATTTTATACCAAGACTCACGCTTAGTAGCCATTCACAAACCTCCAGGATTATTAGTGCATAGGTCCTACTATGCACGGGATGTAAAACAATTTGCCGTCCAAGAATTGAGAAATTTTTTGGGCGGACAGCACGTTTATCCTATCCATCGATTAGATAGAAAAACCGCTGGAGTACTTTTGTTCGCCTTAGACAAAGAAATGCTAAGTCTGATGAATGAAATTTTCAACTCGCGTGCTGTAACTAAAGAATATTGGGCAATTGTAAGAGGATATACAGAGCAAGAAGGAGTGATCGATTATCCATTGACCAATGACGATGGCCAGAGACAAGATGCCAAAACATATTACCAAACACTACAACATGCAGAGATAAACTTGCCTTTTGGCAAACACGCTACCTCACGTTATTCTTTGGTGAAAGCATTGCCAGAAACCGGTAGAATGCATCAGTTACGGAAACATCTACGCCATATTGCTCATCCAATTCTAGGTAGTCGTCCGCACGGATGCAACAAACAAAACAAATTATGGTTAGAGAATTTCCAACTAGAGCAGATGATGCTTTTGGCAAGAAGCTTAAGGTTTACACATCCCGAATCACAGGAGGAAGTTTGTATCAAAGCTAATCCAACAGCAGAGTTTTTACGTGTATGTGAAATCTTGAAAATAAACATGACCAAATTTTTATAA
- the tilS gene encoding tRNA lysidine(34) synthetase TilS: MNLKTEIQNRIENNQLGKAKFLLTISGGVDSMVLFHIFRQLSYTFSVAHCNFQLRGNDSDLDEKLVVDTCTKNKIPFFVEKFDVKEYQSTGNYSIEMACRNLRYEWFNKLLITHKFDYLVMAHHLNDQLETLLINLSRGSGSKGLMAMEEISNKIFRPLLTFSKKEIVDYAMQEKIIWREDLTNQENDFIRNQIRNQITPLLEEIHPQFLKNVNKSLAILAEENQLIENYLQTKKKELFRQEKEYEVVKINSLEKLSPINTHLHYFFSPFGFSVNEIRKLLIASTGAEMQSETHRILKNRNFLLIKKKENKKNDLYVIHSIENSYYCPNLFFQKTKRHPTHADETLDYDKIKFPLVFRPIEEGDVFFPLGMKGKKKVSKFLKDEKLSKFDKEKVRVLVDNQQQILWVYPLRIDERYKITQETINFLNIKIC; encoded by the coding sequence ATGAACCTGAAAACGGAAATCCAAAATCGAATAGAAAACAATCAACTCGGCAAAGCTAAATTTCTCCTTACTATTAGCGGCGGAGTAGACAGTATGGTTTTATTCCATATTTTCCGTCAATTATCTTATACTTTTTCGGTAGCACATTGCAATTTTCAGTTAAGAGGAAACGACTCTGATTTAGATGAAAAGTTGGTAGTTGACACTTGCACAAAAAATAAAATCCCTTTTTTTGTCGAAAAATTCGATGTAAAAGAATACCAATCGACAGGGAATTATTCTATAGAAATGGCATGTCGAAATCTTCGATACGAATGGTTTAATAAACTTCTAATCACTCATAAATTTGATTATTTAGTGATGGCACATCATCTCAATGATCAATTAGAAACTTTGTTGATAAACTTATCTCGAGGATCGGGTAGCAAAGGTTTGATGGCGATGGAGGAAATCTCTAATAAAATTTTTCGGCCTTTGCTTACTTTTTCTAAAAAAGAAATCGTTGATTACGCAATGCAAGAAAAAATTATTTGGCGAGAAGATCTAACCAACCAAGAAAATGATTTTATTCGGAACCAAATTCGTAATCAAATCACACCATTGTTGGAGGAAATTCACCCTCAATTCTTGAAAAATGTCAATAAATCATTAGCGATACTGGCCGAAGAAAACCAACTAATAGAAAATTATCTTCAAACCAAAAAAAAAGAACTCTTCAGGCAAGAGAAGGAATATGAGGTAGTGAAAATTAATTCGTTAGAAAAATTGAGTCCTATAAATACTCATCTTCATTATTTTTTTTCACCTTTTGGTTTTTCTGTAAATGAAATTCGTAAGTTGTTGATTGCTAGTACAGGAGCCGAAATGCAGTCTGAAACACATCGAATACTAAAAAATCGTAATTTTTTGCTAATCAAAAAGAAAGAAAATAAAAAAAATGATTTATATGTAATCCATTCGATAGAAAATTCCTATTATTGTCCAAATTTATTTTTTCAGAAAACCAAACGTCATCCAACACATGCCGATGAAACCTTGGATTATGATAAGATCAAATTCCCTTTAGTTTTTCGGCCAATAGAAGAAGGAGATGTTTTTTTTCCGCTCGGAATGAAGGGAAAAAAAAAGGTGAGTAAATTTCTGAAAGATGAGAAACTTTCTAAGTTCGATAAAGAAAAGGTTCGAGTTTTAGTTGATAATCAGCAACAAATTCTCTGGGTTTATCCTTTACGAATTGATGAGCGATACAAAATAACACAGGAAACTATTAATTTCTTAAATATCAAAATATGTTGA
- a CDS encoding protein-disulfide reductase DsbD family protein, which translates to MLKYFWLFFLMPLSLFAQFETPARWSTSVKELPNNEFEIIVSGKIDDGWHIYSIKHPDGGIGIPATFTVTPSTNVKLVGKSKEVGKLIEKYSQIFEQDEKYYEKNVKFIQKVKVTDEKPVDVAYMLEFQMCDAEKCLPPDEYTGKVKLSPKAVVADTAVEEQATTAESSAILASSTDSIVSTPQEADQALVDTTEVTTKTLLKEDIDESLLAENEKKNNGLLRIFVLGFLGGLAAFFMPCIFPMIPLTVSLFTKQSKTRGEGIRKAMVYGLSIIAIYVLLGLVVTWLLGPSALNEMSTNPWVNLAFFVVFLIFALSFFGAFEITLPSKWVNFADKGADKGGMIGIFFMAFTLALVSFSCTGPIIGSLLVQATQESNYFALIVGMLGFSLALAIPFTLFAMFPGWLNSMPKSGGWLNTIKVSLGFLELALALKFLSNADLVWQLHWLEREVFIAAWLGIFILLGAYLLGMFKLELDGPDQKIGVTRLMFATLTFSFVFYILPGMWGAPLKILSGLLPPMHYAESPNGLAGETTVSSETVAKYENPKMVAGPHGIPLFKDFEDAKAYSLKVKKPIFIDFTGHACANCRKVEDRVWIDPRVKKILTEDVVVASLYVDERQELPEEEKVYSEALKRNLRTIGNKWTAFEMEHFNANAQPYYIIVDENLKRYSKPMQAEYDIDVYLKWLQGGIDKYNESHP; encoded by the coding sequence ATGTTGAAATATTTTTGGCTTTTCTTCTTGATGCCACTAAGTTTATTCGCGCAGTTTGAAACGCCTGCAAGATGGTCTACATCGGTAAAAGAACTACCAAATAATGAGTTTGAAATTATTGTCTCTGGAAAAATTGATGATGGATGGCATATTTATTCTATCAAGCATCCAGATGGAGGAATCGGAATTCCGGCTACATTTACGGTAACACCTTCTACAAATGTAAAATTAGTAGGAAAATCGAAAGAAGTAGGAAAACTAATCGAGAAATATAGTCAAATATTTGAGCAGGATGAAAAGTATTACGAGAAAAACGTAAAGTTCATTCAGAAAGTAAAAGTCACTGATGAAAAACCAGTTGACGTTGCGTACATGCTAGAATTTCAGATGTGTGACGCCGAGAAATGTTTGCCTCCAGATGAATATACAGGCAAGGTAAAATTAAGTCCAAAAGCAGTGGTGGCTGACACGGCAGTTGAAGAACAAGCGACAACTGCAGAATCTTCGGCGATTTTAGCTTCGTCTACAGATTCAATTGTTTCAACCCCACAAGAGGCTGATCAAGCACTTGTAGATACTACAGAAGTAACAACAAAAACCTTGTTGAAAGAAGATATTGACGAATCTTTGTTGGCAGAAAACGAAAAGAAAAATAACGGCTTATTACGCATATTTGTATTAGGCTTCTTGGGAGGATTGGCGGCTTTTTTCATGCCTTGTATTTTCCCTATGATACCGTTAACGGTAAGTTTGTTTACTAAGCAAAGCAAGACCAGAGGAGAAGGAATACGTAAAGCGATGGTGTACGGTTTATCCATTATCGCCATTTATGTTTTACTAGGATTGGTGGTAACTTGGTTACTTGGGCCATCTGCGCTTAATGAAATGTCAACCAATCCTTGGGTGAACTTAGCTTTCTTTGTTGTGTTCTTGATTTTTGCTTTATCCTTTTTCGGTGCATTCGAAATTACTCTTCCATCAAAATGGGTAAATTTTGCCGATAAAGGAGCAGACAAAGGAGGGATGATCGGAATCTTTTTTATGGCTTTCACATTAGCCTTGGTTTCATTTTCGTGTACAGGACCCATCATCGGATCGTTACTCGTGCAAGCAACCCAAGAATCAAATTATTTCGCTTTGATAGTCGGAATGCTCGGATTCTCATTAGCCTTGGCAATCCCGTTTACCCTTTTTGCAATGTTCCCGGGTTGGCTAAACTCTATGCCAAAATCTGGAGGTTGGTTAAATACAATCAAAGTTTCTCTAGGATTTCTAGAATTAGCATTGGCCCTAAAATTCTTATCAAATGCAGATTTGGTTTGGCAATTACATTGGTTAGAACGCGAAGTGTTTATTGCAGCTTGGTTAGGGATTTTTATATTGCTCGGAGCTTATTTATTAGGTATGTTTAAGTTAGAGTTGGATGGACCTGACCAGAAAATTGGGGTAACACGATTGATGTTTGCAACTCTCACTTTCTCTTTCGTGTTCTATATCTTACCAGGAATGTGGGGTGCACCACTAAAGATTCTTAGTGGATTGTTGCCTCCGATGCACTATGCCGAGTCGCCCAACGGATTAGCAGGTGAGACAACTGTGAGTTCTGAAACTGTTGCCAAATACGAAAACCCTAAAATGGTCGCAGGACCACACGGGATTCCGTTATTCAAAGACTTTGAAGATGCAAAAGCTTATAGTCTGAAAGTAAAAAAACCAATCTTCATAGATTTTACAGGACATGCATGTGCCAACTGTAGAAAAGTAGAAGATCGAGTATGGATAGATCCTCGTGTAAAGAAAATTCTGACAGAAGATGTTGTTGTAGCATCGCTTTACGTAGATGAAAGACAAGAATTACCAGAAGAAGAAAAAGTATATTCCGAAGCCCTAAAGCGAAATCTACGAACAATCGGAAATAAATGGACAGCATTCGAAATGGAACATTTCAATGCCAATGCACAGCCTTATTATATCATTGTCGATGAAAATCTGAAACGTTATTCAAAACCAATGCAGGCAGAATATGATATTGATGTTTACTTAAAATGGTTACAAGGTGGTATCGATAAATACAACGAAAGTCATCCATAA